The proteins below come from a single Megachile rotundata isolate GNS110a unplaced genomic scaffold, iyMegRotu1 scaffold0229, whole genome shotgun sequence genomic window:
- the LOC100882420 gene encoding tektin-3 isoform X3 codes for MYIENNMDVLGNVKKQLQSWSTDNITISRIEPSILRPVSNCISINNLIAPKIGYENTEIKSLVPESRSSYTLDTASNINSLKFPNLSTKYEHGPGYTSKNTLYSRYTPNEWFQRQVKYYNEADSCRHFSEKIRNDALRIIRDAEEKVQHRQYDTGRRLGERINDINFWKNEVASELERLVQEIVRLQDCRSVLEKAFKDIESPLHIVEECLYHREARKDTELVHDNTEKCLFKELEILEENRKQLEICIDKCKNQLRDCRMCQCRLELDLKNKENALGIDTLCHQLNNYSHGLEYRSGIEKFDQCASEQETWMNAANQIVQKSQTERNKSCQLRTNAELLLNKVAQEMWDAWSNTNNALAHRSSELLEAKNKLQQHLQKIQQEIFDIEKNLELTRKAIIDKQYVLKVAHTRLEARMHRPDIELCRDFAHTSLQKEINEINHQIRRLHMALKELENQHQKLLRTRTTLEHDLALKIDAMYIDREKVSGLRRIYPINALFRF; via the exons ATGTACATTGAAAACAATATGGATGTTCTTGGCAATGTAAAAAAG CAATTACAATCGTGGAGTACGGATAATATAACGATATCACGCATCGAACCTTCTATTTTACGTCCAGTAAGCAACTGTAtcagtataaataatttaattgctCCTAAGATAGGATATGAGAATACTGAAATTAAATCTTT GGTCCCAGAGTCAAGATCAAGTTATACATTAGATACTGCAAGTAATATAAATTCATTgaagttcccaaatttgtcGACCAAATATGAGCATGGTCCTGGGTACACTTCAAAAAATACTCTTTATTCGCGATATACACCTAATGAGTGGTTTCAGAGACAGGTGAAATATTACAATGAAGCGGATTCATGTAGACATTTTTCAGAAAAAATAAGAAACGATGCCTTACGGATTATTAG agACGCAGAAGAAAAAGTGCAACATAGACAATATGATACTGGTAGAAGGCTAGGCGAAAGGATAAATGATATCAATTTTTGGAAAAACGAGGTGGCATCAGAACTAGAGAGATTGGTTCAGGAAATCGTTAGACTGCAGGATTGTCGTTCGGTTTTAGAAAAGGCTTTTAAAGATATAGAGAGTCCATTGCACATCGTAGAAGAGTGTCTTTATCATAGAGAAGCTAGGAAAG atACCGAACTTGTGCACGACAACACAGAAAAATGTTTGTTCAAAGAACTAGAGATTTTGGAAGAAAATAGAAAgcagttggaaatttgtatagATAAATGCAAAAATCAG CTCCGAGATTGTAGAATGTGCCAATGTCGGTTGGAATTGGacctaaaaaataaagaaaacgcATTAGGAATAGATACACTGTGTCaccaattaaataattatagtcATGGATTGGAATATCGTTCTGGAATTGAAAAGTTCGATCAATg TGCCTCGGAACAGGAGACCTGGATGAATGCTGCAAATCAAATAGTTCAAAAGTCTCAAACAGAAAGAAATAAATCCTGTCAATTAAGGACAAACGCGGAACTTCTTTTAAACAAAGTTGCTCAAGAAATGTGGGATGCATGGAGTAATACTAATAATGCTTTGGCACATAGATCTTCCGAATTACTCGAAGCTAAAAATAAACTTCAACAGCACTTACAAAAA ataCAACAGGAAATTTTTGATATCGAAAAAAACTTGGAATTAACACGTAAAGCTATCATAGATAAACAATATGTACTGAAAGTAGCACATACAAGATTAGAAGCTAGAATGCATCGTCCAGATATAGAGCTTTGTCGTGATTTCGCTCATACGAG CCTTCAAAAAGAGATTAATGAAATAAACCATCAGATACGACGATTGCATATGGCGTTAAAAGAATTGGAGAACCAGCATCAAAAATTATTGAGAACGCGGACAACATTGGAACACGATTTGGCATTAAAAATTG
- the LOC100882420 gene encoding tektin-3 isoform X2 — MSKLKIEKIANNQLQSWSTDNITISRIEPSILRPVSNCISINNLIAPKIGYENTEIKSLVPESRSSYTLDTASNINSLKFPNLSTKYEHGPGYTSKNTLYSRYTPNEWFQRQVKYYNEADSCRHFSEKIRNDALRIIRDAEEKVQHRQYDTGRRLGERINDINFWKNEVASELERLVQEIVRLQDCRSVLEKAFKDIESPLHIVEECLYHREARKDTELVHDNTEKCLFKELEILEENRKQLEICIDKCKNQVKLKVLICGIFKHEFCLQLRDCRMCQCRLELDLKNKENALGIDTLCHQLNNYSHGLEYRSGIEKFDQCASEQETWMNAANQIVQKSQTERNKSCQLRTNAELLLNKVAQEMWDAWSNTNNALAHRSSELLEAKNKLQQHLQKIQQEIFDIEKNLELTRKAIIDKQYVLKVAHTRLEARMHRPDIELCRDFAHTSLQKEINEINHQIRRLHMALKELENQHQKLLRTRTTLEHDLALKIDAMYIDREKVSGLRRIYPINALFRF, encoded by the exons AtgtcaaagttaaaaattgaaaaaattgcgaATAAT CAATTACAATCGTGGAGTACGGATAATATAACGATATCACGCATCGAACCTTCTATTTTACGTCCAGTAAGCAACTGTAtcagtataaataatttaattgctCCTAAGATAGGATATGAGAATACTGAAATTAAATCTTT GGTCCCAGAGTCAAGATCAAGTTATACATTAGATACTGCAAGTAATATAAATTCATTgaagttcccaaatttgtcGACCAAATATGAGCATGGTCCTGGGTACACTTCAAAAAATACTCTTTATTCGCGATATACACCTAATGAGTGGTTTCAGAGACAGGTGAAATATTACAATGAAGCGGATTCATGTAGACATTTTTCAGAAAAAATAAGAAACGATGCCTTACGGATTATTAG agACGCAGAAGAAAAAGTGCAACATAGACAATATGATACTGGTAGAAGGCTAGGCGAAAGGATAAATGATATCAATTTTTGGAAAAACGAGGTGGCATCAGAACTAGAGAGATTGGTTCAGGAAATCGTTAGACTGCAGGATTGTCGTTCGGTTTTAGAAAAGGCTTTTAAAGATATAGAGAGTCCATTGCACATCGTAGAAGAGTGTCTTTATCATAGAGAAGCTAGGAAAG atACCGAACTTGTGCACGACAACACAGAAAAATGTTTGTTCAAAGAACTAGAGATTTTGGAAGAAAATAGAAAgcagttggaaatttgtatagATAAATGCAAAAATCAGGTAAAACTAAAGGTATTAATTTGTGGTATTTTCAAACATGAATTTTGCTTGCAGCTCCGAGATTGTAGAATGTGCCAATGTCGGTTGGAATTGGacctaaaaaataaagaaaacgcATTAGGAATAGATACACTGTGTCaccaattaaataattatagtcATGGATTGGAATATCGTTCTGGAATTGAAAAGTTCGATCAATg TGCCTCGGAACAGGAGACCTGGATGAATGCTGCAAATCAAATAGTTCAAAAGTCTCAAACAGAAAGAAATAAATCCTGTCAATTAAGGACAAACGCGGAACTTCTTTTAAACAAAGTTGCTCAAGAAATGTGGGATGCATGGAGTAATACTAATAATGCTTTGGCACATAGATCTTCCGAATTACTCGAAGCTAAAAATAAACTTCAACAGCACTTACAAAAA ataCAACAGGAAATTTTTGATATCGAAAAAAACTTGGAATTAACACGTAAAGCTATCATAGATAAACAATATGTACTGAAAGTAGCACATACAAGATTAGAAGCTAGAATGCATCGTCCAGATATAGAGCTTTGTCGTGATTTCGCTCATACGAG CCTTCAAAAAGAGATTAATGAAATAAACCATCAGATACGACGATTGCATATGGCGTTAAAAGAATTGGAGAACCAGCATCAAAAATTATTGAGAACGCGGACAACATTGGAACACGATTTGGCATTAAAAATTG
- the LOC100882420 gene encoding tektin-3 isoform X1, translating into MYIENNMDVLGNVKKQLQSWSTDNITISRIEPSILRPVSNCISINNLIAPKIGYENTEIKSLVPESRSSYTLDTASNINSLKFPNLSTKYEHGPGYTSKNTLYSRYTPNEWFQRQVKYYNEADSCRHFSEKIRNDALRIIRDAEEKVQHRQYDTGRRLGERINDINFWKNEVASELERLVQEIVRLQDCRSVLEKAFKDIESPLHIVEECLYHREARKDTELVHDNTEKCLFKELEILEENRKQLEICIDKCKNQVKLKVLICGIFKHEFCLQLRDCRMCQCRLELDLKNKENALGIDTLCHQLNNYSHGLEYRSGIEKFDQCASEQETWMNAANQIVQKSQTERNKSCQLRTNAELLLNKVAQEMWDAWSNTNNALAHRSSELLEAKNKLQQHLQKIQQEIFDIEKNLELTRKAIIDKQYVLKVAHTRLEARMHRPDIELCRDFAHTSLQKEINEINHQIRRLHMALKELENQHQKLLRTRTTLEHDLALKIDAMYIDREKVSGLRRIYPINALFRF; encoded by the exons ATGTACATTGAAAACAATATGGATGTTCTTGGCAATGTAAAAAAG CAATTACAATCGTGGAGTACGGATAATATAACGATATCACGCATCGAACCTTCTATTTTACGTCCAGTAAGCAACTGTAtcagtataaataatttaattgctCCTAAGATAGGATATGAGAATACTGAAATTAAATCTTT GGTCCCAGAGTCAAGATCAAGTTATACATTAGATACTGCAAGTAATATAAATTCATTgaagttcccaaatttgtcGACCAAATATGAGCATGGTCCTGGGTACACTTCAAAAAATACTCTTTATTCGCGATATACACCTAATGAGTGGTTTCAGAGACAGGTGAAATATTACAATGAAGCGGATTCATGTAGACATTTTTCAGAAAAAATAAGAAACGATGCCTTACGGATTATTAG agACGCAGAAGAAAAAGTGCAACATAGACAATATGATACTGGTAGAAGGCTAGGCGAAAGGATAAATGATATCAATTTTTGGAAAAACGAGGTGGCATCAGAACTAGAGAGATTGGTTCAGGAAATCGTTAGACTGCAGGATTGTCGTTCGGTTTTAGAAAAGGCTTTTAAAGATATAGAGAGTCCATTGCACATCGTAGAAGAGTGTCTTTATCATAGAGAAGCTAGGAAAG atACCGAACTTGTGCACGACAACACAGAAAAATGTTTGTTCAAAGAACTAGAGATTTTGGAAGAAAATAGAAAgcagttggaaatttgtatagATAAATGCAAAAATCAGGTAAAACTAAAGGTATTAATTTGTGGTATTTTCAAACATGAATTTTGCTTGCAGCTCCGAGATTGTAGAATGTGCCAATGTCGGTTGGAATTGGacctaaaaaataaagaaaacgcATTAGGAATAGATACACTGTGTCaccaattaaataattatagtcATGGATTGGAATATCGTTCTGGAATTGAAAAGTTCGATCAATg TGCCTCGGAACAGGAGACCTGGATGAATGCTGCAAATCAAATAGTTCAAAAGTCTCAAACAGAAAGAAATAAATCCTGTCAATTAAGGACAAACGCGGAACTTCTTTTAAACAAAGTTGCTCAAGAAATGTGGGATGCATGGAGTAATACTAATAATGCTTTGGCACATAGATCTTCCGAATTACTCGAAGCTAAAAATAAACTTCAACAGCACTTACAAAAA ataCAACAGGAAATTTTTGATATCGAAAAAAACTTGGAATTAACACGTAAAGCTATCATAGATAAACAATATGTACTGAAAGTAGCACATACAAGATTAGAAGCTAGAATGCATCGTCCAGATATAGAGCTTTGTCGTGATTTCGCTCATACGAG CCTTCAAAAAGAGATTAATGAAATAAACCATCAGATACGACGATTGCATATGGCGTTAAAAGAATTGGAGAACCAGCATCAAAAATTATTGAGAACGCGGACAACATTGGAACACGATTTGGCATTAAAAATTG
- the Nubp1 gene encoding NUBP iron-sulfur cluster assembly factor 1, with product MADIPDDAPKHCPGTTSRDAGKASLCAGCPNQTICASGAFKQPDPGITLAKERLSMVENKILILSGKGGVGKSTVTSLISRCLAADNRNRNVAVLDIDICGPSQPRVLGAIGEQVHQSGSGWSPVYIEDNLSLMSIGFLLASPEDAVVWRGPKKNGMIKQFLTEVDWGTLDYLILDTPPGTSDEHLSATTYLKGAGITGAIIVTTPQQVALLDVRKEIDFCRKVNIPILGVIENMSTFTCPKCKNIVEIFPATTGGGCAMAKELDVEFLGSLPLDPLLARCCDEGKNFLTEIPDSPTVSILQEIVQKIVKICEDTKDKCEIKTR from the exons ATGGCAGATATACCTGATGATGCGCCTAAAC ACTGTCCTGGCACTACAAGCAGAGATGCAGGGAAAGCATCTCTGTGTGCCGGTTGTCCGAATCAGACAATATGTGCATCTGGGGCATTTAAACAACCAGATCCTGGTATAACACTTGCTAAAGAAAGACTTTCGATGGTTGAAAACAAAATACTAATATTATCTGGTAAAGGTGGAGTTGGGAAAAGCACTGTTACATCTTTGATATCCAGATGTTTAGCAGCAGACAATCGTAATAGAAAT GTTGCAGTATTGGATATTGATATTTGTGGACCTTCTCAACCAAGAGTGTTAGGTGCAATAGGAGAGCAAGTTCATCAAAGTGGATCAGGATGGTCTCCAGTA TACATAGAGGATAATTTGTCCCTAATGTCTATTGGATTTTTACTTGCTAGTCCAGAAGATGCTGTAGTATGGAGAGGACCTAAAAAGAATG GAATGATTAAACAGTTTCTGACAGAGGTTGATTGGGGCACATTGGATTATCTTATTTTAGATACCCCTCCTGGTACATCGGACGAACATTTATCAGCTACAACTTATCTTAAAGGTGCTGGTATAACAGGAGCAATAATAGTAACAACTCCCCAACAAGTTGCTCTATTGGATGTGAGAaaagaaattgatttttgtAGAAAAGTAAATATACCTATTTTGGGAGTTATTGAAAATATGAGTACATTTACTTGCCCTAAATGTaag AATATCGTCGAGATATTTCCTGCGACAACTGGTGGTGGCTGTGCAATGGCTAAAGAATTAGATGTAGAGTTTTTAGGTTCTCTTCCCTTAGATCCACTTTTAGCTAGATGTTGTGACGAGGGCAAAAACTTTTTAACAGAAATTCCGGACTCGCCAACTGTATCTATTTTACAAGAAATTGTTCAAA aaattgtaaaaatatgtgAAGACACGAAAGACAAATGTGAAATAAAAACAAGGtag